One stretch of Glycine soja cultivar W05 chromosome 7, ASM419377v2, whole genome shotgun sequence DNA includes these proteins:
- the LOC114417966 gene encoding glycosyltransferase BC10-like — MQSRLEEGKDPAGFRTTPSRPFPLRLLQFFLAFLVIGLGASFLSMYMIRHFGIHNVALVQSSFKPCFEQPATLESWIRPRSSLLHTMNDTELFWRASFVPRIKSYPFKRTPKIAFMFLTKGPLPMAPLWEKFFRGHERLYSIYVHSLPSYNADFSPSSVFYRRQIPSQVAEWGMMSMCDAERRLLANALLDISNEWFILLSESCIPLQNFSIVYLYIARSRYSFMGAVDEPGPYGRGRYDGNMAPEINMSDWRKGSQWFEINRELALRIVEDNTYYPKLKEFCKPHKCYVDEHYFQTMLTINTPHLLANRSLTYVDWSRGGAHPATFGKDDIKEEFFKKILQDQTCLYNNQPSSLCFLFARKFAPNALGPLLDIAPKALGIGKRHSF; from the exons ATGCAGTCTAGGTTGGAGGAAGGGAAGGACCCTGCTGGATTTAGGACTACTCCCTCTAGGCCCTTCCCTTTGAGACTTCTGCAGTTCTTCTTGGCCTTTTTGGTTATTGGCCTAGGTGCTTCGTTTCTTAGCATGTACATGATTAGGCATTTTGGTATTCATAATGTGGCTTTGGTTCAGTCTTCATTTAAGCCTTGCTTTGAGCAGCCGGCAACCTTAGAAAGTTGGATTAGGCCTCGATCCAGTTTGCTGCATACCATGAATGACACCGAACTCTTCTGGCGAGCTTCTTTTGTTCCAAGGATCAAGAGTTATCCTTTTAAAAGAACTCCCAAGATTGCCTTCATGTTCTTGACCAAGGGACCCTTGCCAATGGCACCACTCTGGGAGAAGTTCTTTAGAGGGCATGAGAGGCTTTATTCAATCTATGTTCATTCGCTGCCATCTTATAATGCTGATTTTTCACCATCATCAGTCTTTTACAGGAGACAGATCCCAAGCCAG GTGGCAGAGTGGGGAATGATGAGTATGTGTGATGCTGAAAGAAGACTTCTGGCTAATGCATTGCTTGATATCTCAAATGAATGGTTTATCCTCTTATCAGAGTCCTGCATTCCCCTCCAAAACTTCAGCATTGTGTACCTTTACATAGCACGCTCAAGATATAGCTTTATGGGTGCAGTTGATGAACCTGGTCCTTATGGGAGAGGACGGTATGATGGAAACATGGCACCTGAGATCAACATGAGTGACTGGCGAAAAGGCTCTCAGTGGTTTGAAATTAACCGAGAACTAGCTCTTAGGATAGTTGAAGACAATACTTACTATCCTAAGCTCAAAGAATTCTGCAAACCACACAAATGTTATGTTGATGAGCACTATTTTCAGACAATGTTAACAATTAATACTCCTCATCTTTTGGCAAATAGAAGCCTCACTTATGTGGACTGGTCAAGGGGTGGTGCTCACCCAGCTACCTTTGGGAAGGATGACATCAAAGAGGAATTCttcaagaaaattttgcaagatcAGACATGTCTTTATAATAACCAGCCATCTTCCCTTTGCTTCTTATTTGCAAGAAAATTTGCACCTAATGCTTTGGGCCCTCTTTTAGACATAGCACCCAAAGCTCTAGGAATTGGAAAAAGGCATAGCTTCTAA
- the LOC114417968 gene encoding ELF3-like protein 2 isoform X3, whose protein sequence is MMNRMSGGIEEDKEISPMFPRLHVKDAERGGPKAPPRNKMALYEQFSIPSQNFAPGSASLFPLPLRNYTGPTSSSHISSNQSIQFCTSSMPSILAEKSQTYNSRKTNLTKFMQDDFINSKNSLRTLDGEDTFITCGSAHRKNSSCSIIQNFKDEDKLSHSNLSGSLKSPNSFRKVNSPGAVDLKSAQYGKNRMEDHTEVSQNGQKPEEVLPHSLDGFGDMTDASLISLVKGSSVRTHEELAVFEDQVNSRDHHIEKPTANDVHKCAGELEIGRRCFLDKVDMNEDEETYRHSDAVSKANSECTLAMDISPDNVVGAIGEQQFWKVRRTIINQQKIFVKQVFELHRLIKVQRLIAGSPHVLLEDNLLLNKPPLKTSTSKKFQSDFASQKPSSVVKLDNKSVKVNTAEKATNSAVGKIPIPCISNTTKGHANQLPNYGHHLGNPALASADSNSKQSPSYVYPPPGNQWLVPVMSPSEGLVYKPIIWPCPPNAGFMAPIYGSCGTVSFNPLSKDASSDAALAPSSHQKLGILSGSSLPHFLPPSFMNHPSSISASAVEQMGQSNGPENHHSWGEVNSAILFQSSSNMSSPTSQVMPRNISTYHHSLKDKELQRSTASSPSKRVSGEALPLFPLAPTFWQSEDTNTQVEQQPRVIKAMPHNPKTASETAAKIFRSIQEERKHL, encoded by the exons ATGATGAATAGGATGAGTGGGGGAATTGAAGAGGACAAGGAGATTAGCCCAATGTTTCCAAGGTTGCATGTTAAGGATGCAGAGAGAGGAGGGCCAAAAGCACCCCCAAGGAATAAGATGGCACTCTATGAACAATTCAGCATCCCTTCTCAAAATTTTGCACCAGGATCAGCATCCTTGTTTCCACTTCCGCTCAGAAACTACACAGGCCCTACATCATCTAGCCAC ATCAgtagcaatcaaagcatccaaTTTTGCACCTCTAGCATGCCTTCTATTCTGGCTGAGAAGAGTCAAACCTATAATTCCAGAAAGACTAACTTAACCAAATTCATG CAAGATGATTTCATTAATAGTAAGAATTCTCTGAGAACACTTGATGGCGAAGATACTTTTATAACTTGTGGTTCTGCACATAGAAAAAACTCATCCTGTAGCATcatccaaaattttaaagatgAAGACAAACTTTCTCATAGTAATTTGAGCGGTTCGCTTAAAAGTCCAAATTCATTTCGAAAGGTGAATTCACCTGGTGCTGTAGACCTGAAGTCAGCACAATATGGGAAGAACCGGATGGAGGATCATACTGAAGTGAGTCAAAATGGTCAGAAGCCAGAGGAAGTGCTTCCTCACTCATTAGATGGTTTTGGTGACATGACAGATGCATCATTAATCTCATTGGTGAAAG GTAGCAGTGTCCGTACACATGAAGAGCTTGCAGTTTTTGAGGACCAAGTAAACTCAAGGGACCATCACATTGAGAAGCCAACAGCTAATGATGTACACAAATGTGCTGGTGAGTTAGAAATTGGTAGAAGGTGCTTCCTGGACAAGGTAGACATGAATGAAGATGAGGAGACATATAGGCATTCTGATGCTGTAAGTAAAGCTAACTCAGAATGTACATTGGCTATGGATATTTCCCCTGACAATGTTGTAGGAGCTATAGGTGAACAACAATTTTGGAAAGTCAGAAGAACTATCATTAA TCAACAGAAAATCTTTGTCAAGCAAGTGTTTGAGTTGCATAGACTGATAAAG GTGCAAAGATTAATAGCAGGCTCACCCCATGTATTGCTTGAAGATAACCTTTTACTTAACAAGCCACCACTAAAAACATCCACAAGCAAGAAGTTTCAATCTGACTTTGCCAGCCAAAAACCATCATCAGTTGTTAAACTTGACAATAAATCTGTGAAGGTCAATACTGCTGAGAAGGCTACAAACAGCGCAGTTGGGAAGATTCCCATTCCTTGTATCAGCAACACAACCAAAGGTCATGCTAATCAGCTGCCAAACTATGGCCATCATTTAGGAAACCCTGCATTAGCCTCTGCAGATTCAAATTCCAAACAGTCGCCAAGCTATGTCTACCCCCCACCTGGGAACCAGTGGCTAGTTCCTGTCATGTCCCCATCTGAAGGCCTAGTATACAAACCAATCATATGGCCATGCCCTCCAAATGCAGGCTTCATGGCACCCATATATGGTTCTTGTGGCACAGTGAGCTTCAATCCTCTAAGCAAGGATGCTTCTTCAGATGCAGCTCTTGCTCCAAGTTCTCACCAAAAGCTTGGAATCCTTTCTGGTTCATCTTTACCCCATTTCTTACCACCATCATTCATGAATCATCCATCTTCTATATCAGCTTCAGCTGTTGAGCAAATGGGGCAATCTAATGGTCCTGAAAATCACCACTCATGGGGTGAAGTCAATTCTGCCATACTGTTCCAAAGCTCATCTAACATGTCAAGCCCCACAAGTCAAGTGATGCCAAGAAACATTTCAACTTATCATCACTCactgaaagataaagaactGCAGAGAAGCACAGCTAGCAGTCCCTCCAAGAGGGTGAGTGGAGAAGCGCTTCCTTTGTTTCCTTTGGCACCAACATTTTGGCAATCAGAAGATACAAACACACAGGTTGAACAACAACCACGAGTAATCAAAGCTATGCCTCACAATCCAAAAACAGCAAGTGAAACAGCTGCCAAGATATTCAGGtcaatacaagaagaaaggAAACATTTGTAA
- the LOC114417968 gene encoding ELF3-like protein 2 isoform X1 gives MMNRMSGGIEEDKEISPMFPRLHVKDAERGGPKAPPRNKMALYEQFSIPSQNFAPGSASLFPLPLRNYTGPTSSSHISSNQSIQFCTSSMPSILAEKSQTYNSRKTNLTKFMQDDFINSKNSLRTLDGEDTFITCGSAHRKNSSCSIIQNFKDEDKLSHSNLSGSLKSPNSFRKVNSPGAVDLKSAQYGKNRMEDHTEVSQNGQKPEEVLPHSLDGFGDMTDASLISLVKGKNSKSMNKEHRSLKEEKRSILIDSLKTSQGSSVRTHEELAVFEDQVNSRDHHIEKPTANDVHKCAGELEIGRRCFLDKVDMNEDEETYRHSDAVSKANSECTLAMDISPDNVVGAIGEQQFWKVRRTIINQQKIFVKQVFELHRLIKVQRLIAGSPHVLLEDNLLLNKPPLKTSTSKKFQSDFASQKPSSVVKLDNKSVKVNTAEKATNSAVGKIPIPCISNTTKGHANQLPNYGHHLGNPALASADSNSKQSPSYVYPPPGNQWLVPVMSPSEGLVYKPIIWPCPPNAGFMAPIYGSCGTVSFNPLSKDASSDAALAPSSHQKLGILSGSSLPHFLPPSFMNHPSSISASAVEQMGQSNGPENHHSWGEVNSAILFQSSSNMSSPTSQVMPRNISTYHHSLKDKELQRSTASSPSKRVSGEALPLFPLAPTFWQSEDTNTQVEQQPRVIKAMPHNPKTASETAAKIFRSIQEERKHL, from the exons ATGATGAATAGGATGAGTGGGGGAATTGAAGAGGACAAGGAGATTAGCCCAATGTTTCCAAGGTTGCATGTTAAGGATGCAGAGAGAGGAGGGCCAAAAGCACCCCCAAGGAATAAGATGGCACTCTATGAACAATTCAGCATCCCTTCTCAAAATTTTGCACCAGGATCAGCATCCTTGTTTCCACTTCCGCTCAGAAACTACACAGGCCCTACATCATCTAGCCAC ATCAgtagcaatcaaagcatccaaTTTTGCACCTCTAGCATGCCTTCTATTCTGGCTGAGAAGAGTCAAACCTATAATTCCAGAAAGACTAACTTAACCAAATTCATG CAAGATGATTTCATTAATAGTAAGAATTCTCTGAGAACACTTGATGGCGAAGATACTTTTATAACTTGTGGTTCTGCACATAGAAAAAACTCATCCTGTAGCATcatccaaaattttaaagatgAAGACAAACTTTCTCATAGTAATTTGAGCGGTTCGCTTAAAAGTCCAAATTCATTTCGAAAGGTGAATTCACCTGGTGCTGTAGACCTGAAGTCAGCACAATATGGGAAGAACCGGATGGAGGATCATACTGAAGTGAGTCAAAATGGTCAGAAGCCAGAGGAAGTGCTTCCTCACTCATTAGATGGTTTTGGTGACATGACAGATGCATCATTAATCTCATTGGTGAAAGGTAAGAATTCTAAATCAATGAATAAAGAGCATAGATctttgaaggaagaaaagagaagTATTTTAATAGATAGCTTGAAAACATCGCAAGGTAGCAGTGTCCGTACACATGAAGAGCTTGCAGTTTTTGAGGACCAAGTAAACTCAAGGGACCATCACATTGAGAAGCCAACAGCTAATGATGTACACAAATGTGCTGGTGAGTTAGAAATTGGTAGAAGGTGCTTCCTGGACAAGGTAGACATGAATGAAGATGAGGAGACATATAGGCATTCTGATGCTGTAAGTAAAGCTAACTCAGAATGTACATTGGCTATGGATATTTCCCCTGACAATGTTGTAGGAGCTATAGGTGAACAACAATTTTGGAAAGTCAGAAGAACTATCATTAA TCAACAGAAAATCTTTGTCAAGCAAGTGTTTGAGTTGCATAGACTGATAAAG GTGCAAAGATTAATAGCAGGCTCACCCCATGTATTGCTTGAAGATAACCTTTTACTTAACAAGCCACCACTAAAAACATCCACAAGCAAGAAGTTTCAATCTGACTTTGCCAGCCAAAAACCATCATCAGTTGTTAAACTTGACAATAAATCTGTGAAGGTCAATACTGCTGAGAAGGCTACAAACAGCGCAGTTGGGAAGATTCCCATTCCTTGTATCAGCAACACAACCAAAGGTCATGCTAATCAGCTGCCAAACTATGGCCATCATTTAGGAAACCCTGCATTAGCCTCTGCAGATTCAAATTCCAAACAGTCGCCAAGCTATGTCTACCCCCCACCTGGGAACCAGTGGCTAGTTCCTGTCATGTCCCCATCTGAAGGCCTAGTATACAAACCAATCATATGGCCATGCCCTCCAAATGCAGGCTTCATGGCACCCATATATGGTTCTTGTGGCACAGTGAGCTTCAATCCTCTAAGCAAGGATGCTTCTTCAGATGCAGCTCTTGCTCCAAGTTCTCACCAAAAGCTTGGAATCCTTTCTGGTTCATCTTTACCCCATTTCTTACCACCATCATTCATGAATCATCCATCTTCTATATCAGCTTCAGCTGTTGAGCAAATGGGGCAATCTAATGGTCCTGAAAATCACCACTCATGGGGTGAAGTCAATTCTGCCATACTGTTCCAAAGCTCATCTAACATGTCAAGCCCCACAAGTCAAGTGATGCCAAGAAACATTTCAACTTATCATCACTCactgaaagataaagaactGCAGAGAAGCACAGCTAGCAGTCCCTCCAAGAGGGTGAGTGGAGAAGCGCTTCCTTTGTTTCCTTTGGCACCAACATTTTGGCAATCAGAAGATACAAACACACAGGTTGAACAACAACCACGAGTAATCAAAGCTATGCCTCACAATCCAAAAACAGCAAGTGAAACAGCTGCCAAGATATTCAGGtcaatacaagaagaaaggAAACATTTGTAA
- the LOC114417968 gene encoding ELF3-like protein 2 isoform X2 has translation MMNRMSGGIEEDKEISPMFPRLHVKDAERGGPKAPPRNKMALYEQFSIPSQNFAPGSASLFPLPLRNYTGPTSSSHISSNQSIQFCTSSMPSILAEKSQTYNSRKTNLTKFMQDDFINSKNSLRTLDGEDTFITCGSAHRKNSSCSIIQNFKDEDKLSHSNLSGSLKSPNSFRKVNSPGAVDLKSAQYGKNRMEDHTEVSQNGQKPEEVLPHSLDGFGDMTDASLISLVKDSLKTSQGSSVRTHEELAVFEDQVNSRDHHIEKPTANDVHKCAGELEIGRRCFLDKVDMNEDEETYRHSDAVSKANSECTLAMDISPDNVVGAIGEQQFWKVRRTIINQQKIFVKQVFELHRLIKVQRLIAGSPHVLLEDNLLLNKPPLKTSTSKKFQSDFASQKPSSVVKLDNKSVKVNTAEKATNSAVGKIPIPCISNTTKGHANQLPNYGHHLGNPALASADSNSKQSPSYVYPPPGNQWLVPVMSPSEGLVYKPIIWPCPPNAGFMAPIYGSCGTVSFNPLSKDASSDAALAPSSHQKLGILSGSSLPHFLPPSFMNHPSSISASAVEQMGQSNGPENHHSWGEVNSAILFQSSSNMSSPTSQVMPRNISTYHHSLKDKELQRSTASSPSKRVSGEALPLFPLAPTFWQSEDTNTQVEQQPRVIKAMPHNPKTASETAAKIFRSIQEERKHL, from the exons ATGATGAATAGGATGAGTGGGGGAATTGAAGAGGACAAGGAGATTAGCCCAATGTTTCCAAGGTTGCATGTTAAGGATGCAGAGAGAGGAGGGCCAAAAGCACCCCCAAGGAATAAGATGGCACTCTATGAACAATTCAGCATCCCTTCTCAAAATTTTGCACCAGGATCAGCATCCTTGTTTCCACTTCCGCTCAGAAACTACACAGGCCCTACATCATCTAGCCAC ATCAgtagcaatcaaagcatccaaTTTTGCACCTCTAGCATGCCTTCTATTCTGGCTGAGAAGAGTCAAACCTATAATTCCAGAAAGACTAACTTAACCAAATTCATG CAAGATGATTTCATTAATAGTAAGAATTCTCTGAGAACACTTGATGGCGAAGATACTTTTATAACTTGTGGTTCTGCACATAGAAAAAACTCATCCTGTAGCATcatccaaaattttaaagatgAAGACAAACTTTCTCATAGTAATTTGAGCGGTTCGCTTAAAAGTCCAAATTCATTTCGAAAGGTGAATTCACCTGGTGCTGTAGACCTGAAGTCAGCACAATATGGGAAGAACCGGATGGAGGATCATACTGAAGTGAGTCAAAATGGTCAGAAGCCAGAGGAAGTGCTTCCTCACTCATTAGATGGTTTTGGTGACATGACAGATGCATCATTAATCTCATTGGTGAAAG ATAGCTTGAAAACATCGCAAGGTAGCAGTGTCCGTACACATGAAGAGCTTGCAGTTTTTGAGGACCAAGTAAACTCAAGGGACCATCACATTGAGAAGCCAACAGCTAATGATGTACACAAATGTGCTGGTGAGTTAGAAATTGGTAGAAGGTGCTTCCTGGACAAGGTAGACATGAATGAAGATGAGGAGACATATAGGCATTCTGATGCTGTAAGTAAAGCTAACTCAGAATGTACATTGGCTATGGATATTTCCCCTGACAATGTTGTAGGAGCTATAGGTGAACAACAATTTTGGAAAGTCAGAAGAACTATCATTAA TCAACAGAAAATCTTTGTCAAGCAAGTGTTTGAGTTGCATAGACTGATAAAG GTGCAAAGATTAATAGCAGGCTCACCCCATGTATTGCTTGAAGATAACCTTTTACTTAACAAGCCACCACTAAAAACATCCACAAGCAAGAAGTTTCAATCTGACTTTGCCAGCCAAAAACCATCATCAGTTGTTAAACTTGACAATAAATCTGTGAAGGTCAATACTGCTGAGAAGGCTACAAACAGCGCAGTTGGGAAGATTCCCATTCCTTGTATCAGCAACACAACCAAAGGTCATGCTAATCAGCTGCCAAACTATGGCCATCATTTAGGAAACCCTGCATTAGCCTCTGCAGATTCAAATTCCAAACAGTCGCCAAGCTATGTCTACCCCCCACCTGGGAACCAGTGGCTAGTTCCTGTCATGTCCCCATCTGAAGGCCTAGTATACAAACCAATCATATGGCCATGCCCTCCAAATGCAGGCTTCATGGCACCCATATATGGTTCTTGTGGCACAGTGAGCTTCAATCCTCTAAGCAAGGATGCTTCTTCAGATGCAGCTCTTGCTCCAAGTTCTCACCAAAAGCTTGGAATCCTTTCTGGTTCATCTTTACCCCATTTCTTACCACCATCATTCATGAATCATCCATCTTCTATATCAGCTTCAGCTGTTGAGCAAATGGGGCAATCTAATGGTCCTGAAAATCACCACTCATGGGGTGAAGTCAATTCTGCCATACTGTTCCAAAGCTCATCTAACATGTCAAGCCCCACAAGTCAAGTGATGCCAAGAAACATTTCAACTTATCATCACTCactgaaagataaagaactGCAGAGAAGCACAGCTAGCAGTCCCTCCAAGAGGGTGAGTGGAGAAGCGCTTCCTTTGTTTCCTTTGGCACCAACATTTTGGCAATCAGAAGATACAAACACACAGGTTGAACAACAACCACGAGTAATCAAAGCTATGCCTCACAATCCAAAAACAGCAAGTGAAACAGCTGCCAAGATATTCAGGtcaatacaagaagaaaggAAACATTTGTAA
- the LOC114419008 gene encoding transcription factor bHLH87-like, translated as MDGLSWDASQLWGTIQQPPVFGGGYSMPLNVLNQIQEMQKAQTGHVFSNSERAIYQSAGATTTSSEIMDVMQKQDKNLSQHVSTMPVKPGAGASWGETLTSQSYPSLSVNGPHSMNLISNYTPDFNMAHHQQLVNGSQNGKGGCSLEPFDCLISATNSNTDTSVEDDDGISMILSDCGNLWNNFSYGSVASTGESESNASNGRNKDMQCPVNEVDETVSQTVESEANCSKRSHDQSKMIQVGDSCFSIVQNSSPIEEGGFRLISDNPPECKKPRWDMSSSSNNINFQQPNSSISSSIEEPDPEAIAQMKEMIYRAAAFRPVNFGLEVVEKLKRKNVKISTDPQTVAARHRRERISEKIRVLQKLVPGGSKMDTASMLDEAANYLKFLRSQVKALESLGNKVDAMNCPPTSIAFSFNPSFPMQTPLSHIHHS; from the coding sequence ATGGATGGTCTTAGTTGGGATGCCTCACAACTGTGGGGTACTATTCAGCAACCACCAGTCTTTGGAGGAGGTTACTCCATGCCCCTCAATGTTCTCAATCAAATACAAGAGATGCAGAAAGCTCAAACAGGTCATGTATTCTCAAATTCTGAAAGAGCGATTTATCAGTCCGCAGGTGCTACCACCACTTCCTCAGAGATAATGGATGTGATGCAAAAACAAGACAAAAATCTATCACAGCATGTGTCTACCATGCCGGTGAAACCAGGAGCTGGAGCCAGTTGGGGAGAAACTTTAACATCCCAATCATACCCATCCCTATCAGTCAATGGACCTCACAGTATGAACCTGATTAGCAACTACACGCCAGATTTCAACATGGCCCACCACCAACAACTTGTCAATGGCTCACAAAATGGGAAGGGTGGTTGCTCTCTTGAGCCTTTTGACTGCTTGATTTCAGCTACCAACAGCAACACAGACACTtctgttgaagatgatgatgggaTCTCAATGATTTTATCTGACTGTGGAAACCTGTGGAACAACTTCAGCTATGGCAGTGTAGCTTCCACTGGTGAATCTGAGAGCAATGCTTCCAATGGTAGAAACAAAGACATGCAGTGTCCAGTCAATGAAGTTGATGAAACAGTTTCTCAAACAGTAGAATCAGAGGCTAATTGTTCAAAGAGGAGTCATGATCAATCTAAAATGATCCAAGTTGGTGATTCCTGCTTCAGTATTGTTCAGAATTCTTCTCCAATTGAAGAAGGTGGTTTCAGACTTATCTCAGATAATCCACCAGAATGCAAGAAACCCAGATGGGATATGAGTTCCTCCTCAAATAATATCAATTTCCAGCAACCAAATTCATCCATTTCTTCTTCCATTGAAGAGCCTGATCCAGAGGCAATtgcacaaatgaaggaaatgaTATATAGGGCTGCAGCTTTTAGGCCAGTGAACTTTGGCTTGGAGGTGGTTGAAAAGCTAAAGAGGAAGAATGTGAAGATATCAACTGATCCACAAACTGTGGCTGCAAGGCACAGAAGGGAGAGAATAAGTGAGAAGATTAGGGTTTTGCAGAAGCTTGTGCCTGGGGGAAGCAAGATGGACACAGCATCAATGCTTGATGAGGCTGCAAACTACCTCAAGTTTCTCAGGTCACAGGTGAAGGCACTGGAAAGTCTAGGGAACAAAGTTGATGCAATGAATTGTCCTCCTACTAGCATTGCCTTCTCTTTCAACCCTTCTTTTCCCATGCAAACACCCCTCAGTCACATCCATCATTCCTAG